From the genome of Anopheles moucheti chromosome 3, idAnoMoucSN_F20_07, whole genome shotgun sequence, one region includes:
- the LOC128303645 gene encoding fatty acid hydroxylase domain-containing protein 2-like produces MYCHPIGHIISHMIPPMIGIQLMKAHIFTTAIWFPLVILNTIRDHCGYHLPFFPSSEYHDYHHAKFTECFGTFGYLDWLHGTDTTFRKSKQHQRHRTLWGNKSARELYPDSCFVIAGYYGTIRGSVPDVRTLPSASVILRDLIVCVFFAENGFYYVHRFLHLKPLYKLVHKKHHEWTALFAWTAMYCHPIGHIISHMIPPMIGIQLMKAHIFTTAIWFPLVILNTIRDHCGYHLPFFASSEYYDYHHAKFTECFGTFGYLDWLHGTDTTFRKSKQHQRHRTLWGNKSARELYPDSCSIKLQTHVFNKTVWELFNMETIQHFAFTFSLLIC; encoded by the exons ATGTACTGCCATCCGATCGGGCACATCATCAGCCACATGATCCCGCCGATGATCGGCATACAGCTCATGAAGGCGCACATCTTCACCACTGCCATCTGGTTTCCGTTGGTAATCCTTAACACGATTCGGGATCATTGTGGCTACCATTTGCCGTTCTTTCCCAGCTCCGAGTACCAcgattatcatcacgcgaa ATTTACTGAGTGCTTCGGAACGTTCGGGTATCTCGATTGGTTGCACGGGACGGACACAACGTTTCGGAAGTCTAAGCAGCACCAGCGTCATCGCACACTTTGGGGCAATAAATCGGCCCGAGAGTTGTATCCGGATAG CTGTTTCGTTATAGCTGGCTACTATGGAACAATCCGTGGTTCGGTGCCAGACGTACGCACGCTACCCTCGGCAAGTGTGATCTTACGCGATCTGATCGTGTGTGTCTTCTTTGCCGAGAATGGATTTTACTACGTGCATCGATTCTTGCACCTCAAGCCACTGTACAAACTGGTCCATAAAAAGCACCACGAATGGACGGCACTGTTTGCTTGGACCGCTATGTACTGCCATCCGATCGGGCACATCATCAGCCACATGATCCCGCCGATGATCGGCATACAGCTCATGAAGGCGCACATCTTCACCACTGCCATCTGGTTTCCGTTGGTAATCCTTAACACGATTCGGGATCATTGTGGCTACCATTTGCCGTTCTTTGCCAGCTCCGAGTACTAcgattatcatcacgcgaa ATTTACTGAGTGCTTCGGAACGTTCGGGTATCTCGATTGGTTGCACGGGACGGACACAACGTTTCGGAAGTCAAAGCAGCACCAGCGTCATCGCACACTTTGGGGCAATAAATCGGCCCGAGAGTTGTATCCGGATAG CTGTTCTATTAAATTACAAACTCATGTATTCAATAAAACCGTTTGGGAGCTCTTCAACATGGAAACAATTCAGCATTTTGCTTTTACCTTTTCTCTACTCATTTGCTAA
- the LOC128301054 gene encoding uncharacterized protein LOC128301054 — MDSNSLLSMNLALNVARKCRICGMDILDLTCAFPIFGNDRLDQKIERYLQLNIQIDDLLPKCICGSCYLKLESIDQFAMMANRTEEAFRSWLSRLRGLNCPAEAAKNVNVMLPLFRPDPDIIDTKKGTILCTPKIVQRIAAPATTLPNPPASSSPPDKGIISYSDLKLGLLIKDQELLKLILKALKWAENDRRASFEVLIQRLKNSSFREILSNRNLLNDSDLTQLLKSYIGQGVLNSFATPPAGTVPLNNNVPPTVTLQPSGLDQYNRPNEYFVETSKVKSVYQAASNVAMPPTGSVNEYRIDEGSVTQMEVGVDPDLYLPYEDEDSSSATKFEARLDDRQENTVTIKLVTTNVAGDMIENKRMIPAILNVRGNKRFQCSACPECFETNGELQHHIVRRHLPRTNRTVMTDQGKPAIKIRVRKSKPTPMPTSPNVIPPITPTVAKPAPPVERTESSSPSGIKIVPLKIPASTTITVVPATSQPIPVKPVTDHKLEITTAIETKPPVVSSPRKAELMVRKSKRKSSLRLDISSLLMEKQRRRKVPQDEQPTTSQPKVSRKATNASFCSLCRKRLAARESMRDHMQREHSRFECEKCDRAFKSALNLNRHQQYHASVAGTSTESIVSKSASPKVHKLNQPEEQTYKCTYCEKAFKRSHHLKLHLKHHTKDAPVRTLQDKPGPGNSLRRRAKDNHSAISSVLHASDTTTRTRRTEASKRKSTMNRKVRFAC, encoded by the exons ATGGATTCGAACAGCTTGCTGAGCATGAACTTAGCACTGAACGTGGCCCGGAAATGTCGCATCTGCGGCATGGACATACTGGATCTCACGTGCGCCTTTCCGATCTTTGGTAATGATCGGCTGGATCAGAAAATCGAACGTTATCTTCAGCTCAAT ATACAAATCGATGATCTCCTCCCGAAATGTATCTGTGGGTCCTGCTACCTAAAGCTCGAAAGCATCGACCAGTTCGCAATGATGGCAaaccgcaccgaggaagccTTCCGGTCCTGGCTCAGTCGTTTGCGGGGTCTCAACTGTCCTGCGGAGGCGGCGAAAAATGTGAACGTCATGTTGCCGCTATTCCGACCCGATCCGGACATTATCGATACGAAGAAGGGAACCATTTTATGTACACCGAAGATTGTGCAGCGCATTGCTGCACCGGCAACGACGTTGCCCAATCCTCCGGCAAGCAGCAGTCCGCCGGATAAGGGCATTATATCGTACAGTGACCTGAAGCTGGGACTGCTCATCAAGGACCAGGAACTGCTGAAACTGATTCTCAAGGCGCTCAAGTGGGCGGAAAATGATCGCCGTGCGTCGTTTGAGGTGTTGATACAGCGGCTCAAAAATTCCAGCTTCCGCGAGATTCTGTCCAATCGCAATCTGTTGAACGACAGCGATCTTACTCAGCTGCTCAAGTCGTACATTGGCCAGGGTGTGTTGAACAGTTTCGCCACGCCACCGGCTGGTACGGTTCCTTTGAATAACAATGTTCCTCCAACGGTTACGCTTCAGCCAAGTGGTCTGGATCAATACAATCGACCGAATGAATATTTTGTTGAAACTAGTAAAGTAAAATCTGTGTATCAAGCTGCTTCAAACGTCGCAATGCCACCAACCGGATCGGTGAATGAGTACCGAATTGATGAAGGCAGCGTCACCCAGATGGAGGTAGGAGTTGACCCTGATCTGTACCTACCGTATGAGGATGAGGATAGCAGCAGTGCAACAAAGTTTGAGGCAAGGCTCGACGATCGTCAGGAAAATACGGTCACCATTAAGCTCGTTACTACGAACGTTGCAGGAGATATGATCGAAAACAAGCGG ATGATTCCCGCAATCCTAAACGTGCGGGGTAACAAACGATTTCAATGCAGTGCATGTCCGGAATGCTTCGAAACAAACGGCGAACTTCAGCATCACATCGTACGAAGACATCTGCCCAGAACGAACCGTACGGTGATGACGGACCAAGGCAAACCGGCTATCAAAATTCGAGTTCGAAAGAGCAAACCGACACCGATGCCAACATCCCCGAATGTAATCCCGCCGATAACACCAACCGTCGCAAAACCTGCGCCACCAGTAGAGCGCACTGAGTCCTCATCACCGTCCGGAATTAAAATTGTGCCGTTAAAAATTCCGGCCTCGACCACCATCACCGTTGTTCCGGCCACTTCCCAACCGATTCCGGTCAAACCCGTTACCGATCACAAGCTCGAAATAACTACTGCGATCGAAACGAAGCCTCCCGTGGTATCTTCCCCAAGAAAGGCGGAGCTTATGGTACGGAAATCTAAACGGAAATCCTCGCTCAGGCTAGACATCAGCTCTCTGCTAATGGAGAAGCAAAGAAGGCGAAAGGTTCCGCAAGATGAGCAACCGACAACGTCACAGCCAAAAGTGTCGCGCAAGGCTACCAACGCATCGTTCTGTTCACTTTGCCGGAAGAGGCTTGCAGCGCGGGAAAGCATGCGCGATCACATGCAGCGCGAACACTCTCGCTTTGAGTGCGAAAAGTGTGATCGGGCGTTTAAGAGTGCGCTCAACCTGAACCGCCACCAGCAGTATCATGCGAGTGTGGCCGGTACCAGCACGGAGTCGATCGTTTCGAAGAGTGCGTCACCGAAGGTGCACAAATTGAACCAACCTGAGGAACAAACGTACAAATGTACCTACTGCGAGAAAGCATTTAAAAGAAGCCATCATCTAAAG CTACACCTGAAACATCACACAAAGGACGCGCCGGTGCGAACGCTGCAGGACAAACCCGGCCCCGGAAATAGTTTGCGCAGACGAGCGAAAGATAACCATAGTGCCATTAGCAGTGTGCTTCATGCTAGCGATACCACCACCAGGACGAGAAGGACGGAAGCGTCCAAACGTAAAAGTACAATGAATAGAAAAGTTAGATTTGCTTGCTAG